One part of the Rutidosis leptorrhynchoides isolate AG116_Rl617_1_P2 chromosome 1, CSIRO_AGI_Rlap_v1, whole genome shotgun sequence genome encodes these proteins:
- the LOC139861894 gene encoding abscisic acid receptor PYR1-like, whose translation MDNNDTSTADIHLSPETTTTTTTSHHLKPPPGLTQQQFIHLKSTIIEFHTYNINTTTQCSSLLGQHINAPPDIVWSVIRRFDKPQTYKHFIKSCHVQEGSQIVQGCTRDVVVISGLPADTSTERLDLLDDEKRVMAFSIIGGEHRLKNYRAVTTVHEISNTETIVLESYVVDVPEGNTEEDTRFFSDTIVKLNLQKLASVTQDIARSSGATGRESL comes from the coding sequence ATGGATAACAACGACACCTCCACGGCGGACATCCACCTGTCACCGGagacaaccaccacaacaaccacctcccaccatctcaaACCACCACCAGGTTTAACCCAACAACAATTCATTCACTTAAAGTCAACCATAATTGAATTCCACACATACAACATCAACACAACAACACAATGTTCATCTCTTCTTGGACAACATATCAACGCCCCGCCCGATATCGTGTGGTCCGTGATTCGAAGATTCGATAAACCACAAACGTATAAACATTTCATTAAAAGTTGTCATGTACAAGAAGGATCTCAAATTGTTCAAGGATGTACACGTGATGTTGTTGTTATATCTGGTTTGCCTGCTGATACTAGTACGGAACGATTAGATTTGTTAGACGATGAAAAACGTGTTATGGCGTTTTCGATTATTGGTGGTGAACATAGGTTGAAAAATTACCGTGCAGTAACTACTGTTCATGAAATTAGTAACACCGAAACAATTGTTTTGGAATCGTATGTTGTTGATGTACCTGAAGGAAACACGGAAGAAGATACTCGGTTTTTTTCTGATACCATTGTTAAGTTAAATCTTCAAAAACTCGCGTCAGTGACCCAGGACATCGCGCGGAGCAGTGGGGCCACTGGTCGCGAGTCTTTGTGA
- the LOC139861876 gene encoding acetylornithine deacetylase yields MCNIKLNLSHKVHQPNNSVLSEMASSAVKQTLGDLNKDSFVTLLTKLIGESKYVQNNPPELIPEEDRIVNHVLDVLKPYSTTTGGGPLIINHVTYKPKRGNLIVEYPGTEDGKILSFVGMHMDVVTANPSEWDFDPFSMSIDGDKLRGRGTTDCLGHVALVTELMKQLGQTKPKLKSTVVAVFIASEENSSIPGVGVDALVKDGLLDKLKNGPLYWIDTADKQPCIGTGGMIPWKLHVTGKLFHSGLAHKAINPFELAMEALNEIQTRFYKDFPPHSEEQRYGFATPSTMKPTQWSYPGGGINQIPLDCTISGDVRLTPFYNVPDVIKKLKEYVEDLNTNIEKLPCRGPVSKYVLPDENLRGRIEISFDEASSGVACNLDSRGYHVLCKATLEAVGHCKPYSITGTLPLIRELQDEGFDVQTAGYGLMATYHAKNEYCLLSDMCQGYQVFTGIIAQLED; encoded by the exons ATGTGCAACATAAAATTAAATCTTAGTCACAAAGTTCATCAACCAAACAACTCCGTGCTCTCTGAAATGGCTTCTTCCGCCGTAAAACAAACACTGGGAGACCTAAACAAAGATTCATTCGTCACCCTTCTCACAAAACTCATCGGAGAATCAAAATACGTTCAAAACAACCCGCCGGAACTCATCCCTGAAGAAGACAGAATCGTTAATCATGTTCTTGATGTGCTTAAACCTTATAGCACAACAACTGGTGGTGGCCCACTGATCATAAATCATGTAACTTATAAACCAAAAAGAGGGAATCTCATTGTGGAATACCCAGGAACTGAAGACGGAAAGATTCTTTCTTTTGTTGGAATGCATATGGATGTTGTCACTGCTAATCCTTCTGAATGG GATTTTGATCCGTTTTCAATGAGCATTGATGGAGATAAGCTTCGTGGGCGTGGAACAACTGATTGTTTAGGACATGTTGCACTTGTTACGGAACTTATGAAACAACTAGGACAAACTAAGCCAAAACTTAAATCAACTGTGGTTGCTGTTTTTATAGCTAGTGAGGAGAACTCTTCGATCCCAGGAGTTGGTGTCGATGCACTTGTAAAGGATGGACTACTCGATAAGTTAAAGAACGGACCTTT ATATTGGATTGACACAGCTGATAAACAACCTTGCATTGGTACTGGTGGTATGATACCATGGAAGCTTCATGTAACGGGAAAGCTTTTTCACAGTGGACTAGCACACAAG GCTATCAACCCTTTTGAGCTAGCAATGGAGGCACTCAACGAGATCCAAACGAGGTTTTACAAAGATTTCCCTCCACATTCTGAAGAACAACGATATGGATTTGCAACACCTTCAACTATGAAACCCACTCAGTGGTCGT ACCCGGGAGGTGGGATCAATCAAATCCCGTTAGATTGCACGATATCGGGAGATGTCAGGTTGACCCCATTCTACAA CGTGCCGGATGTAATTAAGAAGCTAAAGGAATACGTGGaagatttaaatacaaatatagagaAGCTTCCTTGTAGGGGACCTGTTTCAAAATATGTCTTACCAGACGAGAACCTTAGAGGGAG AATTGAGATCTCATTTGATGAGGCGTCATCTGGAGTTGCTTGTAATCTTGATTCTCGTGGCTATCACGTATTGTGCAAAGCTACTTTAGAAGCCGTTGGTCATTGCAAACCATACTCGATTACAGGGACCTTGCCCCTTATACGGGAGCTGCAA GATGAAGGTTTTGATGTTCAAACTGCAGGCTATG GCTTGATGGCTACGTACCATGCGAAAAATGAGTACTGCCTTCTTTCGGACATGTGCCAAGGGTACCAGGTGTTCACAGGAATCATTGCGCAGCTAGAAGACTGA
- the LOC139861883 gene encoding uncharacterized protein: MENQQQSQSTNKNLGFESYVVIHNIAKRHNVGTLARSATAFGVTELILIGRRDFNSFGSHGSTSHVRFRHFYSLADARVFLKEKDCDICGVEITDNAMAVNGHPFKKSTAFLLGNEGSGLSAKECEFCDYFVYIPQYGCGTASLNVTVAASIILHHFAVWAGFPERTREGNKFVVAERPVHKMGRNICTESAESVTEERKLKRENDAINGFFDESAENDSSNNLLGAVFGD; the protein is encoded by the exons ATGGAAAATCAACAACAAAGTCAAAGTACCAATAAAAATCTAGGGTTTGAGAGCTACGTAGTGATACACAACATAGCAAAAAGACATAATGTTGGAACACTAGCTCGTAGCGCAACTGCTTTCGGTGTTACTGAACTCATTCTAATTGGCCGTCGTGATTTTAACTCTTTTGGTAGCCATGGATCCACTTCTCATGTCCGCTTCCGTCATTTTTATTCTCTCGCGGACGCCCGTGTCTTCCTCAAG GAGAAAGATTGTGATATATGCGGTGTGGAGATTACTGACAATGCAATGGCTGTAAATGGGCACCCTTTTAAGAAAAGTACTGCATTTCTTCTTGGTAATGAG GGTAGTGGATTATCTGCGAAAGAATGTGAATTTTGTGATTATTTCGTCTACATACCTCAATATGGATGTGGCACCGCTTCTCTAAATGTCACTGTTGCAGCTTCCATCATTCTACATCACTTTGCAG TTTGGGCAGGATTCCCCGAGCGAACGCGTGAAGGGAACAAGTTTGTGGTGGCGGAAAGACCCGTGCATAAGATGGGGCGTAACATATGCACTGAATCAGCAGAATCTGTTACTGAAGAACGCAAGCTTAAAAGAGAAAATGATGCAATAAACGGTTTTTTTGATGAAAGTGCGGAAAATGATTCTTCTAACAATCTTCTTGGTGCAGTTTTTGGAGATTAA